A part of Tissierellales bacterium genomic DNA contains:
- the sfsA gene encoding DNA/RNA nuclease SfsA, with protein sequence MKYKNIYQGTFIDRPNRFIANVIIDGKGEKVHVKNTGRCKEILKEGTTIFLEKSSNPNRKTRYSLISAYKKDLLINIDSQVPNTVVYDSILNNKVDEIKDIDLLKREVTFSNSRFDLYFEKGKDKGFVEVKGVTLEKNGLSMFPDAPTKRGTKHILEMIKAVEEGYKGYIFFLVQMENIKHFTPNTSMDESFSRALIKAKEKGVNILSYNTVVKKDSIVLNEKVEVLI encoded by the coding sequence ATGAAATATAAAAATATTTATCAAGGAACTTTTATAGACAGACCTAATAGATTTATTGCTAATGTTATTATAGACGGTAAGGGAGAAAAAGTGCATGTCAAAAATACTGGTCGCTGTAAAGAAATTTTAAAAGAAGGCACTACTATATTTTTAGAAAAGTCCAGTAATCCAAATAGGAAAACAAGATATTCTTTAATATCTGCTTATAAAAAGGATCTGCTTATAAACATAGATTCGCAAGTGCCTAATACAGTAGTTTATGATAGTATACTTAATAATAAAGTAGATGAGATTAAAGATATTGATTTACTAAAAAGAGAAGTTACCTTCTCTAACTCTAGATTTGACTTATATTTTGAAAAGGGTAAGGATAAAGGCTTTGTTGAAGTTAAAGGAGTGACCTTGGAAAAAAATGGTTTATCAATGTTTCCTGATGCACCAACAAAAAGAGGCACAAAACATATATTGGAAATGATAAAAGCAGTAGAAGAAGGTTATAAAGGTTATATATTTTTCTTAGTACAAATGGAAAACATTAAACATTTTACCCCTAATACCTCTATGGATGAAAGTTTTTCAAGAGCACTTATAAAGGCTAAGGAAAAAGGTGTAAATATACTATCTTATAATACAGTAGTAAAAAAAGATTCTATAGTATTAAACGAAAAAGTGGAAGTTCTAATTTAG
- a CDS encoding O-acetyl-ADP-ribose deacetylase, with translation MYKYKNTIITLIKGDITKEKVDGIVNAANNTLLGGGGVDGAIHKAGGPDILEQCKKIGGCPTGEARITTAGNMPSKYVIHTVGPIYKDGKRREKDLLYNAYYSSLELAKEYKLKTIAFPSISTGVYGYPIDEASDIAIKAVMDFIKKENFIEEVRFILFSDENYKIYEDKMRGIMDS, from the coding sequence ATGTACAAGTATAAAAATACAATTATAACTTTGATAAAGGGAGATATTACCAAGGAAAAAGTAGATGGAATTGTAAATGCAGCCAATAATACTTTGCTAGGTGGGGGAGGGGTTGATGGTGCAATACATAAAGCTGGAGGACCAGATATATTGGAACAGTGTAAAAAAATAGGTGGTTGCCCAACTGGTGAAGCGAGAATAACTACAGCCGGAAATATGCCTAGTAAGTATGTAATTCATACTGTAGGCCCAATTTATAAAGATGGTAAAAGGAGAGAAAAAGATTTACTTTATAATGCATATTATAGCTCATTAGAATTAGCTAAAGAATATAAATTAAAAACTATAGCATTTCCCTCAATATCTACGGGTGTTTATGGTTATCCTATTGATGAGGCTTCAGATATTGCTATAAAAGCAGTTATGGATTTTATAAAGAAGGAAAACTTTATAGAAGAGGTAAGATTCATATTATTTAGTGATGAAAATTATAAGATTTATGAAGATAAAATGAGAGGTATAATGGATAGTTAA
- a CDS encoding zinc dependent phospholipase C family protein — MFKILGETHKIIVNNLYDNMDDIYGVKLDRKTLAWWSTAPDFLPQFKIRRHYEKESLNYVVSEIVKLIFLGRHLDFDRELTPITQKYISKNIGIISHYLSDYVCLPHAKRWTFTNNMFKHISYETKLNSIAQNHDFRKNVITVDDIDIFEHRVIKLRKLIKKYIKDVIKEYSEKEQYENDLNFALSLSTKVSYFVIDTINAYNEENSKAYAFEF, encoded by the coding sequence GTGTTTAAAATATTAGGAGAAACTCATAAAATAATAGTAAACAATCTTTATGATAATATGGATGATATATATGGAGTAAAGCTAGATAGAAAAACACTGGCATGGTGGTCAACAGCACCAGATTTTTTACCTCAGTTTAAAATACGAAGACATTATGAAAAAGAAAGTCTCAATTATGTAGTTAGTGAGATTGTGAAGTTAATATTTTTAGGAAGACATTTAGACTTTGATAGGGAACTAACTCCTATAACTCAAAAATATATTAGTAAAAATATAGGTATAATTTCTCACTATTTAAGTGATTATGTTTGTTTGCCTCATGCTAAAAGATGGACTTTTACTAATAATATGTTTAAACATATTTCCTATGAGACAAAACTTAATAGTATTGCTCAAAATCATGATTTTAGGAAAAATGTTATAACAGTAGATGATATAGACATATTTGAACATAGAGTTATAAAATTGAGAAAGTTAATAAAAAAATATATTAAAGATGTAATAAAAGAATACTCTGAAAAAGAACAATATGAAAATGATTTAAACTTTGCTTTGTCTTTAAGTACAAAGGTATCTTATTTTGTTATAGATACAATTAATGCTTATAACGAAGAAAATAGCAAAGCCTATGCATTTGAATTTTAA